Proteins from a single region of Paraburkholderia sp. PGU19:
- the rpsU gene encoding 30S ribosomal protein S21, whose amino-acid sequence MTTIRLKENEPFEVAMRRFKRTIEKNGLLTELRAREFYEKPTSERKRKKAAAVKRHFKRLRSQQLPKKFY is encoded by the coding sequence ATGACGACGATCCGCTTAAAAGAAAACGAGCCTTTTGAAGTCGCGATGCGCCGCTTCAAGCGCACGATAGAAAAGAACGGGCTGTTGACCGAACTTCGTGCGCGCGAGTTTTACGAGAAGCCGACATCCGAGCGCAAACGAAAGAAAGCAGCGGCAGTGAAGCGCCATTTCAAGCGCCTGCGCAGCCAGCAACTGCCCAAGAAGTTTTACTGA
- a CDS encoding GatB/YqeY domain-containing protein — protein sequence MSLKVRINDDMKAAMRARETERLGTIRLLLAAIKQREVDDRVELDDAAVTAVVDKMIKQRKDSIAQFETAGRTDLVDKEKAELDVLIAYMPAQLSDAEVAAEVQAAVAQVGATGPQDMGKVMGVLKPKLAGKADMTAVSAQVKAALSK from the coding sequence ATGAGTCTCAAAGTCCGAATCAACGACGACATGAAAGCAGCGATGCGCGCGCGCGAAACCGAGCGTCTCGGCACGATCCGTCTGCTGCTCGCTGCCATCAAGCAGCGTGAAGTCGACGATCGCGTGGAACTGGATGACGCCGCCGTGACAGCCGTCGTCGACAAGATGATCAAGCAGCGCAAGGACTCGATCGCCCAGTTCGAAACGGCCGGCCGCACCGATCTCGTCGACAAGGAAAAGGCCGAGCTGGACGTGCTAATTGCCTACATGCCCGCGCAGCTGTCGGACGCGGAAGTGGCAGCCGAAGTGCAGGCGGCCGTCGCGCAGGTCGGCGCCACCGGCCCGCAGGACATGGGCAAGGTGATGGGCGTGCTCAAGCCGAAGCTCGCCGGCAAGGCCGACATGACGGCCGTGTCCGCTCAGGTGAAGGCCGCGCTGTCGAAGTAA
- the dnaG gene encoding DNA primase, which produces MIPHSFLQDLLNRVDIVDVVGRYVQLKKGGANFMGLCPFHNEKSPSFTVSPTKQFYHCFGCGAHGTAIGFLMEHAGLSFPEAVNELAQSVGLTVPQEPSPMRGGAGAGGPGGSEGYAPAVSKAVTTALSDVMSTASDFYKAQLRGAPNAIQYLKKRGLTGEIAKRFGLGYAPDGWQNLETAFPNYRDDALVEAGLVIVSEKSDAQGQNRRYDRFRERVMFPIRNVKGQVIGFGGRVLDGGEPKYLNSPETPLFNKGSELYGLFEARLAIREQRYVLVVEGYMDVVALAQLGFENAVATLGTACTPIHVQKLMRQTDTVVFSFDGDSAGRRAARRALDACLPHAADNRTIRFLFLPAEHDPDSYVREFGTDAFAEQVRRAMPLSQFLLNEVLAGKELDQPEGRARALFDAKPLLQMLPANALRAQIMHMFADRLDVPFEEVAALCEVDARIAAVARSAPARKDRRSVTGIEQRALRNLVMHPRIVAVLGEEEEQALLTVTRHGELFEEVTTHARGLGDTAEFQLLSDLLRNGANAPTFEEIFREILDYDENVRDLLLKNPEDATVAEERREHERLAGEELKAAILKMRYDAYSERLDQLSRQSRHTPEELLEYQELSRTCADMKRQRGQ; this is translated from the coding sequence GTGATCCCGCATTCCTTTCTGCAAGACCTGCTGAACCGCGTCGATATCGTCGACGTGGTCGGCCGGTATGTGCAGCTCAAAAAAGGCGGCGCGAACTTCATGGGCCTCTGCCCGTTCCACAACGAGAAGAGCCCTTCGTTCACCGTTAGTCCGACTAAGCAGTTCTATCATTGTTTCGGCTGTGGCGCGCACGGCACGGCCATCGGCTTCCTGATGGAGCATGCGGGGCTTTCCTTTCCGGAAGCCGTCAACGAGCTGGCGCAATCCGTTGGCCTGACCGTGCCGCAAGAGCCTTCGCCGATGCGCGGCGGCGCGGGAGCCGGCGGCCCGGGCGGTAGCGAAGGCTATGCGCCCGCCGTCTCGAAGGCCGTGACGACGGCGCTCTCCGACGTGATGTCGACGGCCAGCGACTTCTACAAGGCGCAACTGCGCGGCGCGCCGAACGCCATCCAGTACCTGAAAAAGCGCGGCCTGACGGGCGAGATCGCCAAGCGCTTCGGCCTCGGCTACGCGCCCGACGGCTGGCAGAACCTCGAAACGGCATTCCCCAACTATCGGGACGATGCGCTCGTCGAGGCGGGCCTCGTGATCGTCAGCGAGAAGTCCGACGCCCAGGGTCAGAACCGCCGCTACGACCGTTTCCGCGAGCGCGTCATGTTCCCGATCCGCAACGTGAAAGGTCAGGTAATCGGATTTGGCGGACGCGTGCTGGACGGGGGCGAGCCCAAGTATTTGAATTCGCCCGAAACGCCTTTATTTAACAAAGGCAGCGAGCTGTACGGCCTGTTCGAGGCGCGGCTTGCGATCCGCGAACAGCGTTACGTGCTGGTCGTCGAAGGGTATATGGACGTGGTTGCGCTGGCCCAGTTGGGCTTCGAGAACGCGGTTGCGACGCTCGGCACAGCCTGTACGCCGATTCATGTGCAGAAACTGATGCGGCAGACGGATACGGTGGTGTTCAGCTTCGACGGTGATTCGGCCGGCCGGCGCGCCGCGCGCCGCGCGCTCGACGCCTGCCTGCCGCACGCCGCCGACAACCGCACCATCCGCTTCCTGTTCCTGCCGGCCGAGCACGATCCCGACAGCTATGTCCGCGAATTCGGCACGGATGCCTTCGCGGAGCAGGTGCGCCGCGCGATGCCGCTGTCGCAGTTCCTGTTGAATGAAGTGCTGGCGGGCAAGGAACTGGACCAGCCTGAAGGCCGGGCGCGGGCGCTGTTCGACGCCAAGCCGCTGTTGCAGATGCTGCCCGCCAACGCGTTGCGCGCGCAGATCATGCATATGTTCGCCGACCGGCTCGATGTGCCGTTCGAGGAAGTGGCCGCGTTATGCGAAGTCGACGCGCGGATCGCCGCCGTAGCACGCAGCGCGCCTGCCCGCAAAGACCGGCGCAGCGTGACGGGGATCGAGCAGCGGGCGCTGCGCAATCTGGTGATGCACCCGCGTATCGTCGCGGTGCTCGGTGAAGAGGAAGAGCAGGCGCTGCTCACAGTCACGCGGCACGGCGAACTGTTCGAGGAAGTGACGACGCATGCCCGTGGGCTAGGCGACACGGCCGAATTCCAGTTGCTGTCGGACCTGTTGCGAAACGGGGCTAACGCCCCCACCTTCGAGGAAATCTTCCGGGAAATTCTGGACTATGATGAAAACGTTCGGGATCTGCTGTTGAAGAATCCCGAAGACGCGACGGTGGCCGAGGAGCGCCGGGAACACGAGCGCCTCGCCGGGGAAGAGTTGAAAGCGGCCATTCTGAAGATGCGTTATGACGCTTATAGCGAGCGGCTGGATCAATTGTCGCGTCAGTCGAGGCACACCCCGGAGGAGTTGCTGGAGTATCAGGAATTGAGCAGGACGTGCGCTGACATGAAGCGTCAGCGCGGGCAGTGA
- a CDS encoding RNA polymerase subunit sigma — MDTKDSRGAASSCATSASLSLLTPCRFATDATDFDVTDAARAVEACFRATGVAAVSADLFGAEGADLAALTLVVVFGSSEPLPVAFFPPVVFTIAIALYRLCLEKNKTAEIF; from the coding sequence CGCATCGTCCTGCGCGACATCCGCTTCCCTTTCGCTGCTGACTCCCTGCCGCTTCGCGACCGACGCCACCGACTTCGATGTCACCGATGCCGCTCGCGCGGTCGAGGCTTGTTTCCGGGCAACCGGCGTAGCAGCGGTTTCGGCAGACCTTTTCGGGGCGGAAGGAGCCGACCTGGCTGCGCTGACCCTGGTGGTCGTTTTCGGCTCGTCCGAGCCGCTGCCTGTCGCCTTTTTTCCGCCTGTAGTCTTTACCATTGCAATCGCCTTATATCGCCTTTGCCTGGAGAAAAACAAAACCGCTGAAATCTTTTAA